One window of Leopardus geoffroyi isolate Oge1 chromosome B3, O.geoffroyi_Oge1_pat1.0, whole genome shotgun sequence genomic DNA carries:
- the PLIN1 gene encoding perilipin-1 isoform X1, producing the protein MTAINKGPALPDGDLPEQENVLQRVLQLPVVSGTCECFQKTYTSTKEAYPLVASVCNAYEKGVQGASSLAAWSMEPVVRRLSTQFTAANELACRGLDHLEEKIPALQYPPEKIASELKDTISTRLRSARNSISVPIASTSDKVLGAALASCELAWGVAKDTAEYAANTRAGRLASGGADLALGGVEKVVEYLLPSAKEESAPAAGHQQAQKPPKGKPSLLSRVGALANTLSQHTFQTTARALKQGHALAMWIPGVAPLSSLAQWGASAAMQVVSRRESEARAPWLHSLTAAQEEDHEDHTDTEGETEEEEESDTEENKLSEVAALPSPQGLLGSVAHTMQKVLQSTISAVMWAPATVLGSAARMLHLPGAPAVSSAKGRAMSLSDALKGVTDNVVDTVVHYVPLPRLSLMEPESEFRDIDNPPAEAERREAERRASGAPPAGPEPAPRPPQPRGSLRPARSPGAPPGPGQEDRADAPAAPRPLFPAVAREKPARRVSDSFFRPSVMEPILGRAQYSQLRKKS; encoded by the exons ATGACGGCCATCAACAAGGGCCCAGCCTTGCCGGATGGAGACCTCCCC GAGCAGGAGAACGTCCTGCAACGGGTCCTGCAGCTGCCGGTGGTGAGCGGCACTTGCGAGTGCTTCCAGAAGACCTACACCAGCACCAAGGAAGCCTACCCCCTGGTGGCCTCTGTGTGCAATGCCTACGAGAAGGGTGTGCAGGGCGCCAGCAGCCTGGCGGCCTGGAGCATGGAGCCCGTGGTCCGCAGGCTGTCCACCCAGT TCACAGCGGCCAACGAGCTGGCCTGCCGAGGCCTGGACCACCTGGAGGAAAAGATCCCAGCCCTCCAGTACCCTCCTGAAAAG ATCGCCTCTGAGCTGAAGGACACCATCTCAACCCGCCTTCGCAGTGCCAGGAATAGCATCAGCGTTCCCATCGCCAGCACTTCGGACAAGGTCCTGGGGGCCGCTCTGGCCAGCTGCGAGCTCGCCTGGGGGGTGGCCAAAGACACTGCTGAGTATGCTGCCAACACCCGAGCCGGCCGGCTGGCCTCCGGAGGGGCCGACCTGGCCCTGGGTGGTGTCGAGAAGGTGGTAGAATACCTCCTCCCTTCCGCCAAGGAAGAGTCAG CCCCTGCTGCGGGACACCAGCAGGCCCAGAAGCCTCCCAAAGGCAAGCCGAGCCTCCTGAGCAGGGTTGGGGCCCTGGCCAACACCCTGTCCCAACACACCTTCCAGACCACAGCCCGTGCGCTGAAGCAGGGCCACGCCCTGGCCATGTGGATCCCAGGTGTGGCGCCCCTG AGCAGTCTGGCCCAGTGGGGCGCGTCCGCGGCCATGCAGGTGGTGTCCCGGCGGGAGAGTGAGGCGCGGGCGCCCTGGCTGCACAGCCTCACGGCCGCCCAGGAGGAGGACCACGAGGACCACacggacacagagggagagacggaggaagaggaggagtcaGACACCGAGGAGAACAAGCTCAGTGAG GTagcagccctgcccagcccacaAGGCCTCCTGGGCAGCGTGGCCCACACCATGCAGAAGGTCCTCCAGAGCACCATCTCGGCCGTGATGTGGGCGCCCGCGACTGTGCTGGGCTCGGCGGCCAGGATGCTGCACCTCCCCGGGGCCCCTGCTGTCTCCTCCGCCAAGGGGAGGGCCATGTCCCTGTCGGACGCCCTGAAGGGTGTCACTGACAACGTGGTGGACACGGTGGTACACTACGTGCCG CTCCCCAGGCTGTCGCTGATGGAGCCCGAGAGTGAATTCCGGGACATCGATAACCCGCCTGCGGAGGCCGAGCGCCGGGAGGCGGAGCGCAGGGCGTCTGGGGCGCCGCCCGCGGGCCCGGAGCCCGCGCCGCGCCCCCCGCAGCCCCGCGGCAGCCTGCGGCCCGCGCGTAGTCCCGGGGCGCCCCCCGGCCCCGGGCAGGAGGACAGGGCGGACGCGCCCGCCGCGCCGCGCCCGCTCTTCCCGGCGGTGGCCCGCGAGAAGCCCGCGCGCAGGGTCAGCGACAGCTTCTTCCGGCCCAGCGTCATGGAGCCCATCCTGGGCCGCGCGCAGTACAGCCAACTGCGCAAGAAGAGCTGA
- the PLIN1 gene encoding perilipin-1 isoform X2, which produces MPTRRVCRAPAAWRPGAWSPWSAGCPPSIASELKDTISTRLRSARNSISVPIASTSDKVLGAALASCELAWGVAKDTAEYAANTRAGRLASGGADLALGGVEKVVEYLLPSAKEESAPAAGHQQAQKPPKGKPSLLSRVGALANTLSQHTFQTTARALKQGHALAMWIPGVAPLSSLAQWGASAAMQVVSRRESEARAPWLHSLTAAQEEDHEDHTDTEGETEEEEESDTEENKLSEVAALPSPQGLLGSVAHTMQKVLQSTISAVMWAPATVLGSAARMLHLPGAPAVSSAKGRAMSLSDALKGVTDNVVDTVVHYVPLPRLSLMEPESEFRDIDNPPAEAERREAERRASGAPPAGPEPAPRPPQPRGSLRPARSPGAPPGPGQEDRADAPAAPRPLFPAVAREKPARRVSDSFFRPSVMEPILGRAQYSQLRKKS; this is translated from the exons ATGCCTACGAGAAGGGTGTGCAGGGCGCCAGCAGCCTGGCGGCCTGGAGCATGGAGCCCGTGGTCCGCAGGCTGTCCACCCAGT ATCGCCTCTGAGCTGAAGGACACCATCTCAACCCGCCTTCGCAGTGCCAGGAATAGCATCAGCGTTCCCATCGCCAGCACTTCGGACAAGGTCCTGGGGGCCGCTCTGGCCAGCTGCGAGCTCGCCTGGGGGGTGGCCAAAGACACTGCTGAGTATGCTGCCAACACCCGAGCCGGCCGGCTGGCCTCCGGAGGGGCCGACCTGGCCCTGGGTGGTGTCGAGAAGGTGGTAGAATACCTCCTCCCTTCCGCCAAGGAAGAGTCAG CCCCTGCTGCGGGACACCAGCAGGCCCAGAAGCCTCCCAAAGGCAAGCCGAGCCTCCTGAGCAGGGTTGGGGCCCTGGCCAACACCCTGTCCCAACACACCTTCCAGACCACAGCCCGTGCGCTGAAGCAGGGCCACGCCCTGGCCATGTGGATCCCAGGTGTGGCGCCCCTG AGCAGTCTGGCCCAGTGGGGCGCGTCCGCGGCCATGCAGGTGGTGTCCCGGCGGGAGAGTGAGGCGCGGGCGCCCTGGCTGCACAGCCTCACGGCCGCCCAGGAGGAGGACCACGAGGACCACacggacacagagggagagacggaggaagaggaggagtcaGACACCGAGGAGAACAAGCTCAGTGAG GTagcagccctgcccagcccacaAGGCCTCCTGGGCAGCGTGGCCCACACCATGCAGAAGGTCCTCCAGAGCACCATCTCGGCCGTGATGTGGGCGCCCGCGACTGTGCTGGGCTCGGCGGCCAGGATGCTGCACCTCCCCGGGGCCCCTGCTGTCTCCTCCGCCAAGGGGAGGGCCATGTCCCTGTCGGACGCCCTGAAGGGTGTCACTGACAACGTGGTGGACACGGTGGTACACTACGTGCCG CTCCCCAGGCTGTCGCTGATGGAGCCCGAGAGTGAATTCCGGGACATCGATAACCCGCCTGCGGAGGCCGAGCGCCGGGAGGCGGAGCGCAGGGCGTCTGGGGCGCCGCCCGCGGGCCCGGAGCCCGCGCCGCGCCCCCCGCAGCCCCGCGGCAGCCTGCGGCCCGCGCGTAGTCCCGGGGCGCCCCCCGGCCCCGGGCAGGAGGACAGGGCGGACGCGCCCGCCGCGCCGCGCCCGCTCTTCCCGGCGGTGGCCCGCGAGAAGCCCGCGCGCAGGGTCAGCGACAGCTTCTTCCGGCCCAGCGTCATGGAGCCCATCCTGGGCCGCGCGCAGTACAGCCAACTGCGCAAGAAGAGCTGA